The Lemur catta isolate mLemCat1 chromosome 6, mLemCat1.pri, whole genome shotgun sequence sequence ACCAGAACTTGGATGTATCTTGGACAAACTTGACATTGCTTTGGCTCTCTTGCATGGGAGGCTCTAGGACAAGGAGGGACTGAATTCAGACCCTAGGGGTCCCCAGGCCCCATGCCATGCCCCTCCCTGGGAGAAAGGCTTCTCTCAAGGTGGCCCCACCCTAAGACCTTTgtacctgggggttggggggcattATCCGGGAGCAGAGGTGCAAAGGTGACATGGTGACTGGTGCCTCTGGCTGGTGGTGATGCCTGCTCTGGGCCCCAGGGTCCTGGCTGTTGCCCAGGCCCCGGCAGGTGGCGTTTCTCGGGaagtgggggctgggtggggccattGGTGTCATAGGCTGCAGCCAGGGGGAAGGCAGGTGTGGGTGAGCTCTGAGGTGGCTCTGGGCTGGCCACAAGCCAGGGCACCTGCGTAGGCACAGGCGTGAGGGGGGACCCATCCGGGCTGTCTGGGGGGCCTCGAGGGCCCTGCCAGGGGGCGTGGCGGAGACCAGGCAGCGTGGTAGGCACAGGGCCCTGGGGACTGGCACTGTCTGAGCGGCCCCCTGGGCTCCTTTCCTGAGGCCAGTCACTGGGCGAGCTGGGAGGGGAGGTCGGGGAGCAGGGGCCGGAAGCTGGAGGCTCAGGCACACTTCTCTCTGGCAGCTCAGGAGCCTTTCCAGGGCCTCCCTGGGAAGCAGGGGGCAAGGCCTCGCCAGGACCCAGCCTCTGAGTGGTCGCCAAGGTGGGGGACCTGGTGTCCTGCCGTCTGGTGCTACAGGGTGGAAAGGCAGATGGTCAGCAGAGCCCCCTCTGGGAgctgcccctgtccccaggctTCATCATCTGCTTGGACAAAGAAGCGCCCAAGCGCCCTGGCCCTCTGCGTACCTTTCCTTGCCCTGGACCGGGCTGCTGGTGTGCAGGGGTGTGGAGGGACCAGACAACTCTGAAGAGGCCCCACATTGGGCTTCTCGTGGAGACCGAGGCAGCGTGCTGTGCCCACTGGGGCCCTCCCTCCAGGACACTGGCTCAGGTGACTCTGCAATGAGGGGGAGAAGTGGGGTCTGAGCAGGAATGGGCCCTCTGACTTAGTTCTTTCTCGCCCTGTGCCCCCTTGACCTCCCCACCATCTTCCAGAACGCTCCTCTGCCCTGGGAACTCTCCACTCTGTTGCCCTCACCTGCAGAGGCCAAGGGTCCTGCTGAGGCCAGGTGCCCAGGCAGCGGGtacctgctccctccctcctccgcAGGGATCTCGTAGCTCAGCTTCCTGGACTGCGGGTAGGGTGGGCTGCCCGGGGAAATGGAGCCAGCCCGTGGGGAGTGGGCACCAGGGCTGGGATACCCTCTGCCCTCACCTGGAGAGCCACAGCTGTGAGGCACCCGGCCATATGCTGGGCAGTAGCTGGGAACGGCTCCTCCACAGCCATATGTCACCAGGGCAGGGTAGCCTGGATGCCCATACCTGCCCTCGGGGCACATGGTGTAGGAGCAGCCCTCGTGCCCTTCCTCGCCTGCCTTGGGTGGCTTCAGGCAACTATACTCAGCCATCGGGGCATGGTGATGCCCATAGGCAGGCACTAGCAGCGGCAGCGGGTGCCCGGGCCGCACCGGGTGCAGGAGAGGCTTGCCCGCCTCGCTCGCCCACCCCTCGCCAGCTTCCCTCTCCAGCCGCAGTCCATACAGGGCTGCCGTGGGCAGCGCCAGCTTCTCCTCACAGGCTGGGCATGAGCATAAGGCAGGCAGCGTGGGGTCCTCCAGGATGACCACCTCCCGGTAGCCTGGAGAGCGGTAGCTGAAGTCCCCGTTGGCTGGTTTCCCCATTGGCTCGGGGGCGTAGGGATACGGCCCCTCGGACAGCGATCTGCAGAGGCGCCTCTTCTCCGTGGAGGCCTCAGCATAGCCCTGGGGGGGGCCTTCATAGCCCCCATAGGCCAGCCGTCGCCTTTCCAGGGTTCCTTCTGGCCGGTAGTAGCCCCCGTTGGGGACCCCGCAAGGCTCCCGGTAGCCCTGGCGGCAGGAGCAGTGGCGGCTAAGGCCAGGCCTATGGCCTGAGTACACTCCCAGGTGGGGGCCTCCGCCCATGGGGGGCTGCTCTTCATCGTCTAAGATGGCCGTCTCGCGCCCAGCCCCCCGGCCCCCACTGGCCACGCCACAGCCTCCCAGGAGGCGATCCAGCTCCTGGCGTTCAGCAGCCGTAGGGGGTGGCCGGCCAGGGGACTCAGCAGCGGGCTCTGTGGTCAGTGTGGATGAGTGGCCGGAGTCGCTGCTGACAGAgagcatggggggtgggggtggctccGGAGAGGGCGCCGGTGGGGTCTGGCGGGGGGCCCGCTGCACCTGGGCATAGGGGCTGCCGTCCAGGGGGCCCCGGGTGTGGGTCAGGGAGCCTGGGGGGGGAAGGCaagcagggaagagggagagagagagggttaATGCGAGGGGACGGGTGGGGGACTCCAGCTGGGGTGCCTAGGGGTGTCTCTTGGGAGGGGgttctccctgccccccaactGCCACAACCCTGCACCTCCCACCAGGCAGGCCTGCCTCACACACCATCCACACTGTCCTCGTGGTGCTGGTTGAAGTTCTCGTAGGAGTCCCAGCGCACGGCAGGCTCTGCGGTGTTGTAGTCAACAGAGACCGAAGGGTCATTCCGTGGAGTGTTACCTGTGGAAAGGCCACCGGGTGGGCAGGAGCAGAGGAGATACAACCTTCAGTCCCCAGCTCAAGCCCCACTCTTACCTTTGACCTTCTCAGGGCTAGAGGAGAAGACAAACTCCACCGAGGCTTGGAAGGGGAACCTCTCATCTGCGGGGAGTGGATGGTTAAGAGCCAGCCAGGCCTGTGGCCCGCACCACGCTCTCCTGCCTGCTGCCACCTGCCTGCCCTCACCTGGGCTCCCTCCCCACGCCACCTGTCTGGGACTCACCAGTCCAGGCCTCATCCAGCTGGTCCTTGGGGAAGGCGAGCCGTGATCCATGGATGGTGCACGTGTGGAACTGGGCTCGGAACACGAGGGTCCGGTCTGTGCCACGGCCACCCTTGTGATAGCACGTGACCTgagaggcaggaggccaggagtcAGACCTCCTGTCCTCTTCTGTGCTTCCACCCTGGGGACTGCCTGGTCACAGCTTCTGCCCTGCCTCAACCTCAAGGTGACCTCCCTATTTGCCCTCCAATCTGTCTTGAATTGGCGACTCAGCAGCTGGCTGTGCTGCTGATAGGATGCACCCCCCGCCCATCCCCTGTTCTCTCCTGGTTGCCCGGACCCCTCACCATGACGTCGCCTTTGAGGAGGAGTGCAGGCTCCAGGCTGATGCAGAGCTGCGGGGGGCCAGGGCCTGCAATGTGGctgtgggggagagaggagaaggcagaGTCAAGTTGGGTGTGCAGAGGTGGCTATGCAGAgtcaggagggagctgggagaTCAGAATCTGACCCTAAGTGGCCTTgatctgagcctcagcttccccatctgtacaatggactCCGTGGTAGAATTAGTTTTCAGGTGCAGTGGCCCAGCTGTCTGGGGAGGCTAGAGAAGCAGGAATccaggcagtgggcagggggagggactgGCTGAGAAAGGTGTCAAGGACCTGGGACTAGAGCACTCACTAGACTCCAGATGTGTAGACAAGCTGCATGGACTGATAGATTTTGAGGAAGGGCTGGAAGcctggagggggagaggagaaggcgTGTGAAGGGTGCTGAGTGGAGAGGGTGGCTCTCCCCATGGAGCACACCTCAGGTGGACTCACCTGTGCCGGGTTCGAAGGCTGGCAGCACAGGCACGAGCACGTAGTGCAGGAAGAGAGGGCTGCTGTTCATTCTGATGGAGCCGGAGAGCAGCCCACTGAAATAGCTGATGTATCTGGCAGAGGGTGTGTCAAGCAGAACATGAGCCCCTTCCTTTGGAGGTCACCTTGTATCAATTCAATGATGCACATGCCCACACACCCTTGGAAGGCCCGTCCTTCTCAGCACTTCCCTCCCATCTTCCAGCTCACCAGAAAGTTCTTCCTTGCATCTAACCTCAATCCCTCTTGCTCCTGCAAAGATTCTGTACTTGCTGATATCTCTGTCTAGAAAGCCCTTCCCCCAGATCTCTGCTTCACGTTTGGATGTGGCCCCTCACGGTCCTTCACATGCTcagctttgttttcttcatagaacTTGTCATCCAAAATGATCTTGTCTATTTATTCACAGGTTTATTGACTTCTACTCTTCTggctgtaagctccatgagagcaggggcCTTGTTTGTTCTGAATTCCCGacacttggcacagtgcctggcacataggagttGCTCAATTAAGGGATGCTGCAGGAATGAGAGAAGCTTGGCCCTGGTGGCCAGGGAGGGAGTTGCTCctctgccccatccccacccaggaTGCTCACCGGCGCTGGGAGGGCTGCAGTTCTGTGGCCACTTTGTCCTCGCAGAATTTCCGCATGGTAAGAGTAGCCAGTGCTTGGTCCGCCCTGGGGAGAGCAAGGCCAGTGTGGGGGATTAGGGAATAGTATCGGTCCTGACCTCCCGTCCCTAAGcctcaggggagggagaagggacatGACTCCCCAGAGGAAGCCCAGAGTGGTGGTAAAGAGAACTAGAAGCCCCACATGCCGTCACTTTACTAGTTGTTGGGCTTCAGGTAATTATTCCCTGAactttagttttttcatctgtaaaatggggccataAGACCATGTTATGGGTTGaatccccccaaaagatatgtacctcagaatgtgaccttatttggaaatagggccgtTGCAGacataattagttaagatgagatcatactggagTAGCGTGGGCCCTTACTGCAATATGATTgctgtccttacaagaagagaagaagagacacagagacacagacacacagggagaacgccAGGTGACGATGTAGGCAaagactggagtgatgcatctgcaagccaaggaacgccaagATTGCTGGCCACCACCAacagctaggaagaggcaaggaaggagtctacccagagtctcagagggagcatggccctgctggcaccttgatcttggacttctagccttcagaactgtgagactAAATTTCTATTGTATTAAGtcacccaatttgtggtactttgttatggcagccctaggacacCAATACAGATCAGCTGCTGGGGACTGTGGTGAAGTACAAGTAATAAAAAGGAGGTGGAAATGTCAGGTTTACAGCAAAGGGCTCTCTGAACAAAGAGGTGGGCTCCAGGGGAGATGGGTTCATAAAGGGCCAGCTGGAGGAAGGGCCACTGAGGAAGGGGCTACGCGCATTGGGGAGCCTCACCCTGCAGAGATCTTGCTGTAGTGCATGTAGGCAGAAACGATGACCCCGAGCTTGCCCTTGCTTccctgagaggcagagagacaggatAGAGGGCCTGCTGGGGCCCCAGGCTGAGGACACCCCAGCCCTGCGAACCCAAGGTCCCAGCCCACCTTGCAGTACAGTACGACCACGTGCTGCGGGTCAGCACTGAGCCAGGTCTCCATGGCTTTGCAGATGGAGCACAGCTTGTCTAGGGGTGGGGCATGCAGCTCAGGCCAGCCAAAGTCCTGGACCTGGGGAATGCAGGGGTGCAACTGGAGGTGGGGGCCACAAGGAGAGATGGGTGGGGGTGGAAAGGGGACAGGGCATAGGCATGGGGGCAAGCTTGGGGCCTGATGGTTGTCCCTGACAGCCTCAGCACTTTCTTTACCCATACAATGGGCTGATACCTGCAGCACCACGTTTTGAGGTGTCTCCAGTAATATGTCATATGGGAAAGTGCTTAAGAATGAAGTAGATGCCAGTTGCTGCTGTTAATAACGAGGAGGCTGCGGGCAGCTTGGTTTAATGGCTGGGCAGTCCGTCTCCCTCCTACCTTGGGGTTTAGGCGGGTTAGGTCATGCCTTTTCTCGGAAAGGTTGAAGagctgaaagaaaggaagggggcTTTAGACGGCAGCGACCTCAGGCAGCGAGGGGCGGTGAAGGGGTCGCTAAGCAAGGATCTTGCTCTAAAACAAGGTCGCTCCGGCCTGGCCTAGCCGCCACTGACCAATCGCCCGCGTTCTGGCTTTCCCAGCTCGGCCGGGGCGGCGCTCAAGACCCCGCCCAGCCCCGCCCACTCCcgctccggccccgccccctAGCGGCCTCGCCTCCGCCGGTTTGACGTCAGTGAGCGAGCGGCCTCGCCCCTCTGAGCCTCCCAGCCCTCTCATTGGTTGACTCCGGCAGGTCCCGCCCCTCACCAGGTACTTGTCACGGTGTTTGGATTGCAGCACGTGGGCCAGCTCGCGCAGGTGGCCCCGGTGTCGCTGTTCGTCGGGCCGCGCGGGGAAGGCGGCGGCCAGGATGCGCTCAGTCACGTAGGTGAGGTCCAAGTCCCAGCGCCGCTCCATGAGCGGGTCCAGGCTGAAGCTCCTGGCAGGGGGCGAAGCCTACGTGAGGAACGGACGGGCGGGGCACCAGGAGGTGGCCAGCGTGACGGGAGGGTGTGGGTCCTGAGAGCGGATGGGTCCGGAGGGAGAATACCGCtttggggcaggggctggcccaGGGAGCTTAGTTGCTGTGTGGGGCCCTCCAATCGTCCCCTACCCCGCGCCCTCACTTACCTGGGCAGAGAGCTGCGCTGCTTTGAGTGGTTCAGAGATTTGGTGGATCCCTGGTGGATGACAAACAGTGTCTGGACATCTCCTTGGGTACCCCTCCCCCAGTCTAGGCTCCCCACTCCAGAGATCCGTGTACTTTCGTCTTCAGGAAACCCAGGTCCTTACTCCCAGAGCTACCAgcttcctcccccctcctccagcGTCACCTTACCAGGTGCTCTATGCGCCTGACTGGGGCGGTGTTTCGCCGCTagagggagatgggggaggaaAAGGGAGTGGTTAGGGCCGGGGCAAGGCCATAATGAGCCTGGGGATGGTGGGAGGGCATGTGAGTGTCCTCGTGAGGGGGCAGGAGTCCAGTTCCCAGCAGGCCCAAGAGGACAAGAACAGCAGAGGGCtcacatgtttttttccttccccctcaGGACGACCAATACTCCCATCAGTTCGTTCAGGGTAATCTCCCGGGGGCCCTCTCTGGGGCCAGACCGCTAGACACTGCAGCCAGGTTCCTtgccttccccaccccatcccagagCACACTCACCAGCTCAGCCGGAGGCAAGGCCTGACAGGGTGAAGTCACCTGGAAGGAGACCTGAGTAAGGGTCTGAGCTCCTGGTGAAATGGGCTTCCCTGGACTTGAGGATGGGGCAACCCCTCAGCTTTAGCAAGAAGGTGGAGGGGCTGTTAGCCGATGGGCGCAGGCTCCAGCTGAGGTTCGTCTATTTAAGGGAGCCTCCCCTCTGGCCTCTcgatcccccacccccagggcccccCATGTGTTGCTCTTGGCTCTCAGCCCCCTGCCCACACAGACCCCCATTCATCCAGCCGTAGGGCAGGAGTTATATATAGAGGCATGCAGGCAGGCCATGGCCAGGGACGGACACTGGCCTCTTTCACTGGGAGACCCCACCCCTGGGCACACAGCTCCCCACAGCCAGCACCAGGGCACTGGGACCCTGCTCCCCTGCACTGCAGGAGGACGAGGGAATCTTTTCAAAGATAGGGCTGTCTCAGGTCCCAGTGGACAGTGGGTGCTACCTACAGCTTGTACCTGAAAAGGCCCAGTTGTTCCAGGCCCAGGACAAGGCCCACCCAGGCATCCTGAGGACCCTTCCCCAGAGGGAAGGCACAGCCCATCCGGCTGCCCAGTCACTGAAATCCTGCCCCCCCCAAccaccccacccttcctccttctcattctcctcctcttccccaccccccatcctctTGCCAGCTGCAGCCTGGGCACAGCACCAAGACAAACGCTGTCTGCTGTCCACCCGCCTGGGCCAGCCCTCCAGGGGGTGGAGCAGGGTGGTTCTTAAAGGGCCAAGTACAGCACCCCCTCCCACCTTGGAGGGGTTCCCCAGTGATGAGAGGGGTGGAGGTGAAGGGTGGATGCCAGTGTGGTTGGAGAATCCTGtttgggaggaggaagggacccCAGACCCCCCTCCCTTCATCAGGTATAACCAGGTACCCACCTTTGGTTCACATTTTCTGTGTGTCGCCACCTTGCAGACtagagggcaggaggtggggggagtgCAGAGGAGAGGGGTTAGCAGGGGCCTGTTGAGGCAGTGGAAGGAATGGCCCTCCCTCATCTCCCCAGGTGCTGGAACCAGACCCTGGGACTTCCCGACTCCAGCTGCACTGGGCTGGCTGAGGTTGGGGAGCAGGGGTAGAGTTTGAGGGAAAAGTGTGGCAGTGGAGTACTGGTGCCCAGGCCAGGGGTACTGTTTTAGGGTGGATggggtgaggaggaagagagggaggaagcccCCAGTCACAGGTCAGGATGGGAAGGTGGTAGAGTACTGGGTTGTGGGGGGTGTCTGTCATGGGAGCCAGGGCTCTTGGCTACTATGGTGCCTAATCCAGGAGCAGCAGATTGGTTTAGGTTGTGTGGGTTGGTCTGCTGGAGTTGTACAACAcagtgtgtgggggggagggtcTCAGAGTCACAGGACAGAGTGCCTCACCTCTGCACGAGACACCTGTCCCATCGATGGTCACCTTACACACTGCACAGACTGGAGATTTCTTCCGGAAAACCTTCTCCCGGAAGCTATGTGGCTCAGCTTTCctaggctgggggtggagggacaaACAGACAGAGGTGTGAGCTTCCAGTGGGCCCATCTCCATCTCCAGGACTTGGCAGGGGCCTTGCCTGCACTGTTTCCTTCTCCTCCATCCTGATCAAGCCCCCCAAACTGTAGGATGCACTTGCCATAGCTGTTTCAGCATGGTTGTGGGGCCTGTCCTTGACTGTGCATGGAATCTGACTCCTTGCATCACCTTCACTGGGTCAGCTCCTCCCCAAGGGATCACATAGGCCCCTCACGTGGCCCTGGTGTGTGATGCCCTGTGATCACTGCCAGCCCAAATGCTAGGGCTTTCCTTCTGGGGCGGGGGCGCATCCTCTGACTCCTCCCATCTTGCCCTCCCCAGGAGGCCTGTGTGCAGAGTGAGCAGGGGGCTGCAGTCAGGCGAGTTGTACGTCAGTCCTGTAGCACCCAGACTGAGCCAGCAGAAGTAGCCTCAGCCAGTCCTGCTCCCCTGGCTCTGGCTCTTGCTGTCCCCATGCTCCAGGCAGCTGAcatgcccctgcccccacagtcAGAACAACATGTTTACTCATTGTGCATTGAGGCGACAGACAGCAATTGTGTAAGGGGGGAGGTAATGCTGGGGGCAGAAACAGAAGCAGGACGCTGAGGAGAGAAGACACTGAGGAGTTAGCTGCCTTGCTGCCTTTGGATGTAGTGAGCTGTGCCGCCGCTGCTCCCCACCTGGGGAAGTTCAAGTGGGATTCAAGCATTGAACAAGGAGGGGGTGGACCCAATTCCCTGTttagcccctccccacccagaggTTCAGTGATGCAGGGGGCTGGGATGCCCCCTCTGACCCAGGCCTATCTCAGTCCCATTCCTTTCCATTGCAGGTTTTCTCCAAACATCCTCTGCCTGGGGACAATTTGTCTCCTTGCCACCTTtctcttttacccatttttcttctctggagTTCAAActcctgcttccctccttccccagccctgccctagtGTCATCTCATGTCCTGAGCTGGTGCCTTTGGGGTAGGCTGAGAAGAAGTGGGGAAAGAGAGTGATAGGGACCGAGACAGCACCTCTGACCTCTTGACTATTCCTGGAACTCTTCTGGGCTGGAACAACCTTGGGGGGACCCACTAGGACACTTGGGCGCATTTTGGCACTGACAGCATGTATAGATGATGACAGTGGAAAGTAAATGTCCAGTTCTAAAGCCCTCCTGAGACCCGGCCCCTTCTTTTAGCCACCCCTATCCTCTTTGCCGGGAACTTCCTGGACCAGGTAAGGAGCCTGATCTCTTAGCCCTGCCCTAGGActccaggacagtgcctggcaaaaTCCTACAATGCCATGTACCTAGGGCTCATGCTTGGGGGGCCAGGACCCCCCGGGTTGGCCCAGGTTATAGCAGGGAAGGTGATAGAGGAACAGAAACAGACAGTAAAAGCCACTCTAACCCAAACATGCCATCTGTGGGTcacaccccagccctggccaccctGAAGGGGCACAGCAATAAGGGAATGCCGGGCAAGGGGAGAAAGCTGAGGAAGCTGAAATTGGGAGAAGGG is a genomic window containing:
- the TNS2 gene encoding tensin-2 isoform X4 gives rise to the protein MERRWDLDLTYVTERILAAAFPARPDEQRHRGHLRELAHVLQSKHRDKYLLFNLSEKRHDLTRLNPKVQDFGWPELHAPPLDKLCSICKAMETWLSADPQHVVVLYCKGSKGKLGVIVSAYMHYSKISAGADQALATLTMRKFCEDKVATELQPSQRRYISYFSGLLSGSIRMNSSPLFLHYVLVPVLPAFEPGTGFQPFLKIYQSMQLVYTSGVYHIAGPGPPQLCISLEPALLLKGDVMVTCYHKGGRGTDRTLVFRAQFHTCTIHGSRLAFPKDQLDEAWTDERFPFQASVEFVFSSSPEKVKGNTPRNDPSVSVDYNTAEPAVRWDSYENFNQHHEDSVDGSLTHTRGPLDGSPYAQVQRAPRQTPPAPSPEPPPPPMLSVSSDSGHSSTLTTEPAAESPGRPPPTAAERQELDRLLGGCGVASGGRGAGRETAILDDEEQPPMGGGPHLGVYSGHRPGLSRHCSCRQGYREPCGVPNGGYYRPEGTLERRRLAYGGYEGPPQGYAEASTEKRRLCRSLSEGPYPYAPEPMGKPANGDFSYRSPGYREVVILEDPTLPALCSCPACEEKLALPTAALYGLRLEREAGEGWASEAGKPLLHPVRPGHPLPLLVPAYGHHHAPMAEYSCLKPPKAGEEGHEGCSYTMCPEGRYGHPGYPALVTYGCGGAVPSYCPAYGRVPHSCGSPGEGRGYPSPGAHSPRAGSISPGSPPYPQSRKLSYEIPAEEGGSRYPLPGHLASAGPLASAESPEPVSWREGPSGHSTLPRSPREAQCGASSELSGPSTPLHTSSPVQGKESTRRQDTRSPTLATTQRLGPGEALPPASQGGPGKAPELPERSVPEPPASGPCSPTSPPSSPSDWPQERSPGGRSDSASPQGPVPTTLPGLRHAPWQGPRGPPDSPDGSPLTPVPTQVPWLVASPEPPQSSPTPAFPLAAAYDTNGPTQPPLPEKRHLPGPGQQPGPWGPEQASPPARGTSHHVTFAPLLPDNAPQPPEPPMQESQSNVKFVQDTSKFWYKPHLSRDQAIALLKDKDPGAFLIRDSHSFQGAYGLALKVATPPPSAQPWKGDPLEQLVRHFLIETGPKGVKIKGCPSEPYFGSLSALVSQHSISPISLPCCLRIPSKDPLEETPEAPAPTNMSTAADLLRQGAACSVLYLTSLETESLTGPQAVARASSAALSCSPRPTPAIVHFKVSAQGITLTDNQRKLFFRRHYPVNSITFSSTDPQDRRWTNPDGTTSKIFGFVAKKPGSPWENVCHLFAELDPDQPAGAIVTFITKVLLGQRK
- the TNS2 gene encoding tensin-2 isoform X5 is translated as MRKFCEDKVATELQPSQRRYISYFSGLLSGSIRMNSSPLFLHYVLVPVLPAFEPGTGFQPFLKIYQSMQLVYTSGVYHIAGPGPPQLCISLEPALLLKGDVMVTCYHKGGRGTDRTLVFRAQFHTCTIHGSRLAFPKDQLDEAWTDERFPFQASVEFVFSSSPEKVKGNTPRNDPSVSVDYNTAEPAVRWDSYENFNQHHEDSVDGSLTHTRGPLDGSPYAQVQRAPRQTPPAPSPEPPPPPMLSVSSDSGHSSTLTTEPAAESPGRPPPTAAERQELDRLLGGCGVASGGRGAGRETAILDDEEQPPMGGGPHLGVYSGHRPGLSRHCSCRQGYREPCGVPNGGYYRPEGTLERRRLAYGGYEGPPQGYAEASTEKRRLCRSLSEGPYPYAPEPMGKPANGDFSYRSPGYREVVILEDPTLPALCSCPACEEKLALPTAALYGLRLEREAGEGWASEAGKPLLHPVRPGHPLPLLVPAYGHHHAPMAEYSCLKPPKAGEEGHEGCSYTMCPEGRYGHPGYPALVTYGCGGAVPSYCPAYGRVPHSCGSPGEGRGYPSPGAHSPRAGSISPGSPPYPQSRKLSYEIPAEEGGSRYPLPGHLASAGPLASAESPEPVSWREGPSGHSTLPRSPREAQCGASSELSGPSTPLHTSSPVQGKESTRRQDTRSPTLATTQRLGPGEALPPASQGGPGKAPELPERSVPEPPASGPCSPTSPPSSPSDWPQERSPGGRSDSASPQGPVPTTLPGLRHAPWQGPRGPPDSPDGSPLTPVPTQVPWLVASPEPPQSSPTPAFPLAAAYDTNGPTQPPLPEKRHLPGPGQQPGPWGPEQASPPARGTSHHVTFAPLLPDNAPQPPEPPMQESQSNVKFVQDTSKFWYKPHLSRDQAIALLKDKDPGAFLIRDSHSFQGAYGLALKVATPPPSAQPWKGDPLEQLVRHFLIETGPKGVKIKGCPSEPYFGSLSALVSQHSISPISLPCCLRIPSKDPLEETPEAPAPTNMSTAADLLRQGAACSVLYLTSLETESLTGPQAVARASSAALSCSPRPTPAIVHFKVSAQGITLTDNQRKLFFRRHYPVNSITFSSTDPQDRRWTNPDGTTSKIFGFVAKKPGSPWENVCHLFAELDPDQPAGAIVTFITKVLLGQRK